The Methylomonas rhizoryzae genome includes the window CTTGATGCCGACCGGAGTTTTAATGCCGGTGGAGAGCATGTCGATACGGGTCTTGATCGGCATGGTCCAGGCGTTGGCCAGGCCGGGAAAGCGAATGGCCTTATCCATTTGTGCCATCAATTGCCGCGTGGTTTTGCTTGGGTCCGGCCACTGGTCTTGCGGTTTGAGCTGTATCGTGGTTTCCACCATCATCAGCGGCGCGGAGTCGGTGGCGGTTTCGGCTCGGCCGATCTTGCCGAATACGTGCTGCACTTCCGGAAAGGTTTTGATGATTTTATCGGTCTGCTGCAACACTTCCTTGGCCTTGGTAATGGAGATGCCCGGAAAGGTGGTGGGCATATACAATATATCGCCTTCGTCCAGCGGCGGCATGAACTCGCTGCCGATTTTCGACAAGGGGTACAAGGTGGACAACATCAACAAAACCGCGATCGACACCGTAGCGACGCGCCAGCGCATCGCCCATTTCAGGATCGGCGCATGCAGTGCATGCAGAATGCGGTTGATTGGGTTACGTTGCTCGGGAATGATAGTGCCGCGCACGCAATAGCCGATCAATACCGGCACCAGGGTAACGGTCAGGATTGCCGCCGCTGCCATCGCATAGGTTTTGGTATAGGCCAAGGGACTGAATAGCCGGCCTTCCTGCGCCTGCATGGTGATGATCGGCAGGAAGGACACGGTAATCACCAATAGCGAGGAAAACAGCCCGGAACCGACTTCCCGCGAGGCGTTGCCTATCACTTGCCAATGCTCCTGCCGGGTCAATGCGGCGCGTTTTTTCTCGGCCGCTGCCGCCAAATGTTTATGGGCGTTTTCCACCATCACCACGCCGCCGTCGACCATGTCGCCTATCGCCAGCGCGATACCGCCCAGCGACATGATGTTGGCGTTGATGCCTTGCCATTTCATCACGATAAAGGCCATCAATAGACCCAACGGCAGGCTCAGCACAATCACCAGCGACGAGCGCAGATGCAGCAAGAATAGCGCGACCAGGCTGCAAACGATCAACAACTCCTGAGTCAAGGCCTCTTTCAAGGTGGCGACCGCGCGTTCGATCAAACTGCCGCGGTCGTAGACCGGGACGATTTCCACGCCTTCCGGCAGACCTTGTTTGAGTTCGTCCAGCTTTTTGCGCACGTCTTCTATGGTTGCCAGGGCGTTTTCGCCGAAACGCATCACCACTACGCCGCCGGCGACTTCGCCTTCGCCGTCGAGTTCGGTGACGCCGCGGCGTAGTTCCGGGCCAATCTGCACATGGGCAACGTCCTGCAAACGAATCGGTGTACCGTTGGCATTGACGCCCACCGGTATCGCATTTAAATCGTCTATCGATTTGATGTAACCCAAGCCTCTGACCATATATTCGGTTTCCCCGGCTTCCAACAAACGCCCGCCGACATCGTTATTCGAACGCTTGATTGCCATCATGACCGTGGATAAGGAAATGTCGTAGGCCTGCAACACATTGGGATCGACTTCCACCTGGTATTGCTTGACGTAACCGCCGACCGAGGCGACTTCCGATACGCCGGGCACGGTTTGCAAGGGATAGCGCAAATACCAGTCCTGGATGGAACGCAGTTGCGCCAGATCGTGCTTGCCGGTTTTATCGACCAGCGCATATTCGTAGATCCAGCCGACGCCGGTGGCATCCGGCCCCAAGGTTGGGCTGACGCTTTGCGGCAAGCGGTTTTTTACGTAATTGAGATATTCCAGCACCCGCGACCTTGCCCAATACATGTCGGTGCCGTCCTCGAATATCACATAGACGAACGACAAGCCGAAAAAGGAGTAACCGCGCACGACCTTGGCGTGAGGTACCGCCAGCATCGCGGTGGTCAAGGGATAAGTGACCTGGT containing:
- a CDS encoding efflux RND transporter permease subunit encodes the protein MTDFIINSALKDRFIVLLAAIVLAIGGLWSFRQMPLDAIPDLSDVQVIIFTDYADQSPQVVENQVTYPLTTAMLAVPHAKVVRGYSFFGLSFVYVIFEDGTDMYWARSRVLEYLNYVKNRLPQSVSPTLGPDATGVGWIYEYALVDKTGKHDLAQLRSIQDWYLRYPLQTVPGVSEVASVGGYVKQYQVEVDPNVLQAYDISLSTVMMAIKRSNNDVGGRLLEAGETEYMVRGLGYIKSIDDLNAIPVGVNANGTPIRLQDVAHVQIGPELRRGVTELDGEGEVAGGVVVMRFGENALATIEDVRKKLDELKQGLPEGVEIVPVYDRGSLIERAVATLKEALTQELLIVCSLVALFLLHLRSSLVIVLSLPLGLLMAFIVMKWQGINANIMSLGGIALAIGDMVDGGVVMVENAHKHLAAAAEKKRAALTRQEHWQVIGNASREVGSGLFSSLLVITVSFLPIITMQAQEGRLFSPLAYTKTYAMAAAAILTVTLVPVLIGYCVRGTIIPEQRNPINRILHALHAPILKWAMRWRVATVSIAVLLMLSTLYPLSKIGSEFMPPLDEGDILYMPTTFPGISITKAKEVLQQTDKIIKTFPEVQHVFGKIGRAETATDSAPLMMVETTIQLKPQDQWPDPSKTTRQLMAQMDKAIRFPGLANAWTMPIKTRIDMLSTGIKTPVGIKVSGPDLNVLQSLSLQIEQAIKTLPDTLSAYGDRAVGGYFLDFDINRQAAARYGLTVGDVQDVIQSAIGGMNITETVEGLERYPVNLRYPRDLRDNMEALRRVLIPTPTGSQIPLTAVADIGFKRGTDVIKTEDARPNAWVYVDLKTSDIGGYVGQAKLTLAEKVAIPPGYSVAWSGQFEYMERAAQRLRIVIPITLLLIFILLYCTFRNISEPAIVMLTIPFSLIGGVWLVYWLDYNLSVTVYVGLIALAGTAAETGVMVLSFIDIEIAGLRAQKSAPLNAEEIRAACETATAMRVRPVAITSLANIFGLFPIMWSTGTGADVAQRIAAPALGGMLTVLVLSLLVFPVIYSLVLQAQEKCKKGGNYSAPVQK